The genomic segment aacaatacaATGATACatattaagataaaacaaaatttttcttatatttatataacagaaaaaatatttttgtgcattaaattcaaatgtacaaatatagttttacatcgaaatttaaaatgaGTTGATAACCTGCAAATGATAATTTGGAACATCAGGTATTATATCTtgcatatatgtgtatattattaaaataaaatatcatagagATCAACGTTAGTTTTGTTAGATTATAATCAAAGTTTCATTATCGATGGAAAACGATAATCCAATCGAGCCACGTCTATCGAatgttcaatatttcaaagtggGTAATAATTCTCAATTTGATGTAAAAATACGTTGCGCATCACGCTGTATTCTTGGAAGATCACGTCAGTGCAGCTAAGgtcaaaatcaaataaaaatcatcgatAGAGTTGCATACAGGTAGTCTGAGAAATCCTAAACTCGAAAGACGACCGATCGTTGACCATTTCATTGGTATCACGTGAACCACGAAAAAAAGCTGGCAGGGTAACCAACAATCATCTAACGAGCCACGTATCCATCCTTTTACTCGTCCGTCTCTTTTGTCATATCGTTGCGTCTCTTTTTCGCTGGTTGGTAACGAACGATACGATTCGCCACGCCTACTGCGTGTTGcgtcgttgaagaatttcgtCGACGCATTGTCCAAGCGACGGAACcagataaagataaagaaaggCGACAAACGCGTGCACCAGCAGACTCTTCGGTTCGGTGCAATCCcgggagaagaaaaaggaacgatgAGGGAAAAATTCGTTTCCCGAGCAATACGACTCGTATCGAGGCATCCGATTAGCAACGACGCCGTTATCGATTTTGCAACGTCGTACCCGAACCAGCTTGCAGCGCAGGAAAAGAGGCAGAAGAGGGATGGGAGGGGAAGGTGTGGAACATGGGGTTCTTTTATAGCCCACGAGGGACGATTTTTCTCCTGCGTGACTCGCGCCAGAGTCGGGCTTGGTAATTTTTACCAGCGTCACTCTCCttgcaagatatttaaattgatcTTGCAACCTGGATATGTTTGCGATTCGTTGAGCGTGAACGATCTCTCGGGAGAGACGACGACGCGACGCAGGGAGTATCGTTACAatgatatttgtatatgttGACGAATTCGGAAAACTCCGAAATACAACCTAACCCGaactgaataataaaaaaaaaaacatcgcTGGTCTGACTCATTGGTCGCGCTAATACACCTTTGAAATACTCTCTCCTTGACTATGCATGTTTTGTTTTGTTCCACTATTGTTCCctctccttccttcctttctcctctttctcgttcGGATATTCAGACAAGAGATAAATATGCTTCGCGAATTCAATAGATTCCTCTCGATCCTGAAAGATCAAGGATATCAAAatcaagaaaatgaaatttcagattttcttgaaagaaTACGTTGCAATTAAATGACTCGAATCTTGGTGAAACGTTTCTTCCTGCCTGTTCTACTGTAAGAGGTcgctaaaagaaaaaagacggCGTAGTGCAGCATCGATTATCGAACAGAGCGAATCGAGTctgtattatgaaattttccgTCTACAGCGAAGATCAGCTTAAGAGGGAGAACACATAGGGCAAGGGAGATTTAAATGAATGCAATAAAGGTATtgtgtttattttaaatatagtacCAAAGGCAATGACTATAGAGAATAGGTATAAATATATCAGacgagaaaacaaatttcaaacaagGAAGAAGTAttgattttcaaatgtatCTCTCAGAAGATAATTCTTGAGAATGTGATGTATGCATGTTGACAAgcggaaatggaagaaattaggaaaaacgaagaaggtGAAACGATGAACACGTTTATCAGGCGAGTTCTAATGACAGATCTCAGGCCAGCTGATTAGTGCCGTCTGGTATTGATTTTCCAATGACGACCGCGCCGCATACTGAGAACTCCCAGCAGGACGATGCACACGCGCACGTCCACGACGCTCTTGTTCGGTCCGTGGAGAGACACCCATGAACGGaggacacacacacacataagtactatattacatatatacatgtatacatgaAGAAGAGGAGTGGACTTTCACGTACAACTGTACACGCGCGTATAGGTTTGTCTCGCGTTCATACGTATTGGCACGTACACATTCGCGTATATCGAGGAGAGATGTAAGTACTATACATATTCGTGCTGGGAGTTCAATTCTCAATACATACAAATAGTACTAGAAGTCGTGCGTCCATAAGTATCATCGATATTCGCGTGTATCGACCGTGAAATACACAAAGCGAACGTAAACGTATACTTTTGTGTCCTCTCTCATAAAAAACATGcattaatatctttatagGGAAATAGAGAAATGGTTCGCTTCATCTTGTCGGCTACGACGGCTCAAGGCCGCGAGAGGAACGGCCGGGGCCGCGGTCACGAGAggtaaagagagaaagaggaagagaaagaaagaggcggggggagagaaaaagagcaaGACCGAGAACACAGGGGATAAAGAAcgcaaaagaaacgagagaaaaggagatgGGAGACAATAGAGGTGAAGGAAAGATCGAGATCGGGCTCGAACGAGAAAGGAGTGCAAAATAGAATCCAACTTGAGAAGAAAGGATCTCGTGGGGGCTAGGTTTCGATTTTCTAAATACATCTTTCTTTCAATCTGCTAAGAAGGATAACGGTACGGTTTCTTTATAAAATCCTACCTGCACAGACGAACGGTAGATCCTTCGTACAATTCGCTTCTACGTCGTTACCGCCGAATTGGACGCTTTGAGCAAGATGTGGACACTCCATGTTTTCCTAGGCACGATTCCACGGGGCCCTCGTGGCCCCTTCGTCGGCGAGTGCCTGCGTACGTACGTGCCTGCGTTTACAACGTgtgctctttctctctcttagGGCAAAGGAGAATGTTAGTGGCAAGGTAGAAAAGGAAGGATAGGGTGGGAATGATATTCAGAGAAGGCGGGGTACACTCTTGGTGCCCCGTAATATCTGTCACATAGCGCGAAAAAGATTGACTTGACTATTTCGTTGTATGTCCTTaagcgaaaaaaagaaagggtgCAACTGTTCTCGATGCGCAACGACGACGGACTGAGGAAAACGACCAGACCGAAAAGAGCAGTGGAGCGCCCGACTGGCCCCGACTACCGACCGAACGCAACCGAGCTGCGTCGGGCTCGGTTCTGCGGTGGTCGGGCTACCTCCAGAGTCACAGACCACTAATAGTCGACTGACTCGCCGGTTATACGGTCTCTCCTCCCTGCTCCCGAGAGTTCCAACATTCGTAGGCGTGCGATTGCAGCTACtctctccgtttctcttcctctttcttcttaacTTTGTCTGGTTCACCAGGTTGTGCTAGGCTACCTAGCCTTGGATCGTGCTAGGTCGCGCAGCCTCTGAACAACTTGTCCAGGTCCGGCTCAACCTCGTGGGTGCCTTTGGAAGGGCGACGATGCATTTCATTGTCGCATCGATGCAGTCGTGTACATATTAAGCCCCGTTATctcttgcaaaatattatataaacttcGAAGTAATAAACTTTATTCGATGCGGTACCTTGGCTTTTCGCAATTTGAGCTACGATATCGCTGATAAATACGATACGAGGGATAGGATTACTCAGTTTCTATGTTTGCGATTAAAATGACGAGCTTCGTGCAAGGGAAGGCGAAAATGGTTGATGTCGTTGagagtatgtatatatgcttTAAATGCACTGTACATAActttgatatataattataattggaGCGGGAAATCGATACCGTTGAACCTCCACGatagtaacattttttactaCTTTTGCTGCTcttaatataacgttacgatTATTTCTaccatatataatttaatgcaaaataataaattgtttaatatgaatttgataaactttttgatcgaaatatttattttatgtgtaaaaataatgtaagaagcaatattaatatctttcaataatgttgttaattaaaatattggaaaaagtaaataaaaaagttaattttaataataagctattataaattataatgtacataACAGTACAGAACGAAGTTCGATTAAAATGGCCGACTTGTGCGCACGCGTACTTTTACTTTAAACTTTTCACATTCTaccatttatatatttcaaaacctaacattaaaattgatttgtattttttttataaacggATATGAAATATGCTTTCATCCGAATACAGATAatcaattacattaattttagcttgtagaatttaatatatttctcaatatgtattttactttACAGTAGCTTGTTACTTACCATAAGGAGATCAATATATGTACACACTCGAAAGAATGACAGGTTTATACGTTAAAATCAGtttgagaatataaaatttttagaatgtCAGCTTgcagttttatttaaaagtgcAATACTAACaatcttatttaatataaacaaataaatttaagaacGTCTGCTATATGGTGGTAGTTGGGATTGTGTGAGTTGAAGTCCTGGAATGTTGTTAAATCCAAGCATTTGTAACATTTCCTTGGTTTCTGGATCTACTTCGATAATATCGTGCTCCAAAGCAGACACCTCAGGAACATAGTTGTCCCTGcgttctctctcttcttcttggAGTTTGATGGAAATACCACGTACTTGACTGTGTCTCAGACGCTTCATCAAGTGCGTGACAAATCTGTTTGGAATAATAGGATaaagaaattcaataaaaaattgaaatagatttaaataagaaattgaataCACTAATTTATAGGATTTAGTTTTTGgcataaaaatgttttaacacAAAACATATACTTTTGTAAATACATACCCAGCGATTTTGTTTCGCAAAGATTTACTGGGGATAATAGCAATTTCTTCGCATATCCTTTTATTTGTATGGAAGTCCATGGTCAATCGAGTATAGTATTTCTCGATAATCAGCTTCGCGGCCTTTTTGACCGTCTTTGTCCTGACGCGACtctaaaatcatatttatattccatTTAATGGTATTTAATCCATCTTGCACtcatttaaaacaaaatattggGAAACACTCTAAACACATTCGTATAACCtcaaaatttgtaacaaaagaTAACAATCCATTATAATACACTTTaactgtaaatatttcaacttttcagtataaaataatttataggaTGCTGTTAGATAATTCATTTGTGTACTTGGTGACGGATTGCTACTGCCTTTTTAGATCTTTTTCtagattttatcaaaatatacgTACCATGATGGATACCGTTCCAGAAAAGATAGAGAAAACGGAAGAGAGATGCTACCGCCACGAAAAACTATCAATACCAACGGCC from the Bombus pyrosoma isolate SC7728 linkage group LG11, ASM1482585v1, whole genome shotgun sequence genome contains:
- the LOC122572419 gene encoding 40S ribosomal protein S17 — its product is MSRVRTKTVKKAAKLIIEKYYTRLTMDFHTNKRICEEIAIIPSKSLRNKIAGFVTHLMKRLRHSQVRGISIKLQEEERERRDNYVPEVSALEHDIIEVDPETKEMLQMLGFNNIPGLQLTQSQLPPYSRRS